A genome region from Sphingobacteriaceae bacterium GW460-11-11-14-LB5 includes the following:
- a CDS encoding hydroxymethylglutaryl-CoA lyase, whose translation MSQNNFKLVECPRDAMQGLHDFVPTKLKAEYLNLLLQVGFDTLDFGSFVSPKAIPQMADTAEVLAQLDLSNTSTKLLAIVANLRGVEDAVKHQAVNYLGFPFSISETFQQRNTNSSIAQSLNTVEEMLSLCAKNNKKAVVYLSMGFGNPYGDKWNYEIVEKWADVLVSRGVEILSLADTVGISTPEKIENILPKLISRFSNTEIGIHLHSTPAERFEKIEAAYHSGVKRIDSALKGFGGCPMAADDLTGNIATEDVITFLNMKGEKLNLNMDKWNEAMVLSGKIFG comes from the coding sequence ATGAGCCAAAACAACTTCAAATTAGTAGAATGTCCACGTGATGCCATGCAGGGACTACACGATTTTGTTCCAACCAAACTTAAGGCCGAATATTTAAACCTTTTGTTACAGGTTGGTTTCGACACGCTCGATTTTGGAAGTTTTGTGTCGCCAAAAGCCATTCCGCAAATGGCCGATACAGCCGAAGTTTTGGCACAATTGGATTTAAGCAATACTTCTACCAAACTTTTGGCCATTGTAGCCAATTTAAGAGGCGTAGAAGACGCTGTAAAACATCAAGCGGTAAATTACCTTGGTTTTCCATTTTCGATCTCAGAAACCTTCCAGCAGCGCAACACCAATTCAAGTATCGCACAATCATTAAATACGGTGGAAGAAATGCTCTCTTTGTGCGCCAAAAACAATAAAAAAGCAGTGGTTTATCTGTCAATGGGTTTTGGTAATCCTTATGGCGACAAATGGAATTACGAAATTGTAGAAAAGTGGGCTGATGTACTGGTAAGTAGAGGAGTCGAAATTTTGTCGTTAGCTGACACAGTAGGCATTTCGACACCGGAAAAGATAGAAAATATTCTTCCTAAACTCATTTCCAGGTTTAGCAATACAGAAATTGGCATTCATTTGCACTCCACTCCTGCTGAGCGTTTCGAAAAGATAGAAGCGGCTTATCATTCGGGCGTAAAACGTATTGATTCGGCTTTAAAAGGTTTTGGTGGCTGCCCTATGGCTGCAGATGACCTCACCGGTAACATTGCAACCGAAGATGTAATTACCTTTTTGAATATGAAAGGAGAAAAGTTGAATCTGAATATGGATAAGTGGAACGAGGCGATGGTTTTATCAGGGAAGATATTTGGGTAA
- a CDS encoding acetyl-CoA carboxylase carboxyl transferase subunit beta has translation MAWFKREKKGIITTTEEKKEAPDGLWNKCPNCKKPLHQAELQENKYVCHYCDYHLRVGSKEYFEVLFDNNEFKELFPNLTSGDPLNFNDNKPYTDRIKESQAKTGLKDAIRAGVGKIEGQDLVIACMDFAFIGGSMGSVVGEKIARSIDYSIKHKVPFLMISKSGGARMMEAAFSLMQMAKTSAKLALLGQAKVPYISLLTDPTTGGVTASYAMLGDINIAEPGALIGFAGPRVIKETIKKDLPKGFQTSEFVLEHGFLDFIVDRRAMKAKLGAFIKMMNN, from the coding sequence ATGGCTTGGTTTAAGAGAGAAAAAAAAGGTATCATTACTACAACAGAGGAGAAAAAAGAAGCACCAGATGGGTTGTGGAATAAATGTCCAAATTGTAAAAAACCGCTACATCAGGCAGAACTTCAGGAAAACAAATACGTTTGCCATTACTGTGATTACCACCTGAGAGTAGGCTCAAAAGAATATTTCGAGGTTTTATTTGATAATAACGAATTTAAAGAGCTGTTCCCTAACCTAACATCAGGCGACCCTTTAAACTTTAACGATAACAAACCTTACACCGATAGAATTAAAGAAAGTCAGGCTAAAACAGGCTTAAAAGATGCTATCCGTGCGGGTGTAGGTAAAATTGAAGGTCAAGACCTGGTAATTGCCTGTATGGATTTCGCTTTTATCGGCGGTTCAATGGGATCAGTTGTAGGTGAAAAGATTGCAAGATCGATCGATTACAGCATTAAACATAAAGTGCCCTTCCTGATGATTTCTAAATCAGGTGGTGCACGTATGATGGAAGCCGCATTTTCATTAATGCAAATGGCTAAAACATCAGCCAAACTCGCCTTATTAGGCCAGGCTAAAGTGCCATACATCTCTTTATTAACCGACCCAACTACAGGTGGTGTAACGGCATCATATGCGATGTTAGGCGATATCAATATCGCAGAACCGGGCGCACTGATCGGTTTCGCTGGTCCGCGGGTAATTAAAGAAACCATTAAAAAAGATTTACCGAAAGGTTTCCAGACTTCAGAGTTCGTTCTCGAGCACGGCTTCCTCGATTTTATTGTAGATAGAAGAGCCATGAAAGCTAAACTGGGCGCTTTTATTAAAATGATGAACAACTAG
- a CDS encoding class II fructose-bisphosphate aldolase — protein sequence MSLKGYKGVIYGDAVQELFEQAKKHQFALPAVNVTGTNTVNAVLETAKAVNSPVMIQLSNGGAQFYAGKSLDNEKLQACILGAVSAAKHVHLLAEHYGVAVVLHTDHAAKKLLPWIDGLLDHGEKFFAETGKPLFSSHMLDLSEESIEENMEISAKYLARMAKMNMTIEIELGVTGGEEDGVDNSDVDSSKLYTQPSEVAYAYEELSKVSPRFTVAAAFGNVHGVYKPGNVKLQPVILKNSQDFIKEKFSLTAEKPINFVFHGGSGSTQEEIREAISYGAIKMNIDTDMQWAFWEGILEYYKKNEAYLQGQIGNPDGDDKPNKKYYDPRVWLRKGEETFVKRLTTAFEDLNCINVNDKL from the coding sequence ATGAGTTTAAAAGGCTACAAAGGCGTAATTTACGGAGATGCCGTTCAAGAATTGTTTGAGCAGGCTAAAAAACATCAGTTTGCTTTACCAGCAGTTAACGTAACCGGTACAAATACGGTTAATGCGGTATTGGAAACTGCTAAGGCAGTAAATTCGCCTGTTATGATTCAATTATCTAATGGAGGTGCACAGTTTTATGCCGGCAAATCTTTAGATAATGAGAAATTGCAAGCATGTATTTTAGGTGCTGTATCGGCAGCTAAACATGTACATTTATTGGCAGAGCATTATGGTGTTGCCGTGGTTTTACATACTGACCACGCCGCTAAAAAATTATTGCCTTGGATTGATGGACTTTTAGACCACGGTGAAAAATTCTTCGCTGAAACCGGAAAACCTTTGTTTTCATCACACATGTTGGATTTATCGGAAGAGTCGATCGAAGAAAACATGGAAATTTCTGCTAAATACTTAGCACGCATGGCTAAAATGAATATGACTATCGAAATCGAACTTGGTGTTACAGGTGGTGAGGAAGATGGTGTGGATAACAGCGATGTAGACAGCTCTAAATTATATACCCAGCCTAGCGAAGTGGCTTATGCTTACGAAGAATTAAGTAAAGTTTCGCCTCGTTTTACTGTGGCTGCTGCTTTTGGCAACGTACACGGTGTTTATAAACCAGGTAACGTAAAATTGCAACCGGTAATTTTGAAAAACTCTCAGGATTTTATCAAAGAAAAATTTAGCTTAACTGCAGAGAAACCAATCAATTTTGTATTCCACGGTGGTTCTGGTTCTACCCAGGAAGAAATCAGGGAAGCAATTTCTTATGGTGCAATTAAAATGAATATCGATACCGATATGCAATGGGCATTTTGGGAAGGTATTTTAGAATACTACAAAAAGAACGAAGCTTATCTTCAAGGCCAGATTGGTAACCCTGATGGTGATGATAAACCAAATAAAAAATACTACGATCCACGCGTTTGGTTACGTAAAGGTGAAGAAACTTTCGTGAAGCGTTTAACTACTGCTTTCGAAGATCTAAACTGTATTAATGTAAACGACAAGCTTTAA
- a CDS encoding GNAT family N-acetyltransferase has product MSLQVQKVNHPEDLDKVFAIRKIVFVEEQNCPPELEWEHEEESVHFLATSNGQPCGACRWRKTDNGYKLERFAVLKDFRGQGVGRALIAEALSDLPEDAHYIYLNSQLDAMSLYAKFGFVAEGEQFEEAGIQHFKMVKKV; this is encoded by the coding sequence ATGAGTCTACAAGTTCAAAAAGTTAATCATCCCGAAGATTTAGATAAAGTATTTGCTATCCGTAAGATTGTATTTGTAGAAGAACAGAACTGTCCGCCGGAACTGGAATGGGAACATGAAGAGGAGTCGGTACATTTTCTGGCTACCAGTAACGGACAGCCTTGTGGTGCCTGCAGATGGCGTAAAACGGATAATGGTTACAAGTTAGAACGTTTTGCGGTTTTAAAAGATTTTAGAGGACAGGGAGTTGGCCGTGCGCTCATAGCAGAAGCTTTATCTGATTTGCCGGAGGATGCGCATTATATTTACCTGAATTCGCAACTGGATGCCATGAGTTTGTATGCCAAATTTGGTTTTGTAGCTGAAGGCGAGCAATTTGAGGAAGCCGGGATACAGCATTTTAAAATGGTGAAAAAGGTTTAA